The segment TTACCTGTTCTGCCACTTTGTTAATCACAGAAAAGCGCACCAGGCCGTAAGGATCGGTATAATAGTGGTCAACCATTTGGCCATTACGTTTCAAAAGTGCACTACCACTCACTCTTACTAAAATATCTATACTTCTTGCAGGATAGTAATCATCATCCATGCAGTACACTTCAACAATATTTTCTGCTGTCCCGTCAGCTTTGGCATTGTTTTCAATGATTTTGGCATGCAGGTAAAAGCCGCTCTCTGACCTCAAATGAATTCTATTCATTAAACACCTCTAAGGATTGTTTTAAACAGCCCACATCTACAATAATATGAATACCCAAAGTCGATGACTCCAAATACCAACCTTTATATAACCTCAACCGTAAATATTTGAACAACCTGGCTTCCTTGTTACACACTAAATTCACCTGTAACCACTAAAAGAGAAAATTCGCATTCCGTTAGCTCTTTAAAACTAGCATTTTCTCAGCTAAATTAAACAGGCGTTATTTTTATTATTTGTTGTTTAAGGCCGTTAAGTTTTTAACTTACATAATAAGCATGTCAATCAACTCGTTACCCAGTAAAATATCACTTTTATTTAATCCTGATTAAACGCCGATACATTTTAAAATTACATAACTAAGCAACAGAAAATATATTTATTTTCCGCAGGTATAAATTCTTGTTCGGTTTTTAAGTCTATAAAGGTGCTGACCGATCGCTTAACACCAGTCAGCACGGGTGAATCAGGCGAGACGCAGCCATCCTTCAATCAGGGCATGCTGTAGCAGCATCACTGTTTTTCCATCTTTAATCCGTCCTTCGCCAATCATCGTCCACGCCTCTGGGAAAGAGACTTCCATGACGTCAATGTCCTCATCCTCTACGCCGCCGCCTGCGTTTTCACGCAGCGAGTCATCATATTCGGCGGCGAAGAAATGCAGCAGTTCGGTGACCCCGCCCGGTGACATATACATATCATAGAGCTTTCGAACCTCCCCGACGGCGAAGCCCGTTTCCTCGATCGCTTCTTTACGAATACAGTCTTCCGGGGAATCGTCATCCAGCAGGCCAGCACAGGCTTCCACCAGCATCCCGCTCTCATTCCCGTTAAGCCAGGTGGCAATACGAAACTGCCGGGTGAGGATGACGCTGTTCTTTTCGCGGTTATAGAGAAGGATGGTTGCGCCATTTCCGCGATCGTAGACTTCGCGCTTATGTCGAATCGTTGAGCCATTGCTGGCGGTGAGATCGTAGGTGTAGTTACGCAGTACAAACCAGTTTTCTGACAGGACTTTGTTCTTAATGACTTCGATTTTGGCGGACATCTGGACTCCATTGCGTTGCCGGGAGTCTGCCATCTTAAGTCTGCAAGGCAGGGAAAACTATCTCAATTCTGAAGGTGCGGCCGGACTGGATTGCTCACACTGCTACTTATCAGGCCGGGAGCTTAAAAAAAGGCGGCTCCAGAGAGCCGCCTTTTTATGCAGTAAAAGCAGTGGATCCGTTTACTCAGCCTTAGGCTGCTGGTGCTCAGTTGCGGCCACGGCATGAACCCGTTTGCGAACACCAAACCATCCCAGGATCAGCAGGAGCGCAATCAGCGGAATCGACGCAATAGTCCAGGTCCCGTTCGGGTAGTCAAATGCCATCAGCACCAGTACGCTGGCCAGGAATAGCAGCGTCAGCCACGAGGTAAAGGGTGCCCAGGGAAGCTTAAAGCTAACGTCCTCAGCCTTGCCCTCTTTGATCGCTTTACGCAGGCGCATCTGACAGACCACGATAAACGCCCATGAGGAGATAATGCCCAGCGAGGCAATATTCAGCACAATTTCAAATACCCGCGACGGAACGATGTAGTTCAGCCAGACGCCAACGACATAGACGCCGATAGTGACCAGAATGCCCATATAGGGAACCTGCTGACCGCTCATCTTCGACATAAACTTGGGTGCTGAACCGCCCATCGACATCGATCGCAGAATGCGTCCGGTCG is part of the Erwinia sp. HDF1-3R genome and harbors:
- the nudK gene encoding GDP-mannose pyrophosphatase NudK — protein: MSAKIEVIKNKVLSENWFVLRNYTYDLTASNGSTIRHKREVYDRGNGATILLYNREKNSVILTRQFRIATWLNGNESGMLVEACAGLLDDDSPEDCIRKEAIEETGFAVGEVRKLYDMYMSPGGVTELLHFFAAEYDDSLRENAGGGVEDEDIDVMEVSFPEAWTMIGEGRIKDGKTVMLLQHALIEGWLRLA